In one Magallana gigas chromosome 7, xbMagGiga1.1, whole genome shotgun sequence genomic region, the following are encoded:
- the LOC136270175 gene encoding uncharacterized protein encodes MESSSSVDSGIAQDTLDMAQHYLVCGTEDCKKNCQFYCNDCHRKLCEQCRDEHQKSPETKNHEVVPYRERRHKLPVEKCRSHPDENIDTFCKNCQIPVCSKCANKDHQKNALDNLEIIYSERFNFYLSKIYKIRQYFLPTSKGLQIVVKEDKEGIKSVMMKIRASAKAEAENLKHTVDTMTSERIEQVNKIEESLMEELESQGKTYKVYISYLDNLVEELNGCLSSSEIQNNPIFNSFSWHFNMQPIPETTKPVRPIFTDGQYTKDDVMNLLGTVGVPDKKPENREIKPMDTATKSMEYTVTGVDDPCHVSLYKSKLLWVSDSKGNLVHIDLQGNQLQKIQTSGRFEGYHTVSQGGSLFFTDKHNNVIKKIKKNSKTTKIIEKTGDWEPLSIHYSHINKDLLVGMVHRQRGAKVTRYNKKREEAQNITTDNKGQALYSFPHYITENINGDICTSEYLKQGVQVVDKNGQHKFFYTDKDLHPFGICTNAHGHILVCDIFSNTIHILDEHGQFLSVLLMSQQKLMCSGSVCVDEMDNLYVGQYKTNNVMVYEYQL; translated from the coding sequence atGGAATCATCCAGTTCAGTTGATTCAGGTATTGCCCAGGACACATTGGACATGGCCCAGCACTATTTGGTGTGTGGCACTGAAGACTGTAAGAAGAACTGTCAGTTTTACTGCAATGATTGTCACCGAAAATTGTGTGAACAATGCAGAGATGAGCATCAAAAGAGTCCAGAAACAAAGAACCATGAAGTGGTTCCCTACAGAGAACGCAGGCATAAACTTCCTGTGGAGAAATGCAGAAGTCACCCCGACGAAAATATAGACACGTTCTGCAAAAACTGTCAAATTCCAGTATGTTCTAAATGTGCCAACAAAGACCATCAAAAGAATGCATTGGACAATTTAGAGATTATTTATTCTGAAAGGttcaatttttacctttcaaaaatttataaaattcgACAATATTTTCTTCCAACTTCAAAAGGTCTGCAAATAGTTGTAAAAGAAGACAAAGAAGGAATAAAATCAGTCATGATGAAAATAAGAGCATCAGCGAAGGCTGAAGCTGAAAATCTAAAACATACTGTGGACACAATGACATCGGAGAGAATAGAGCAAGTCAACAAAATAGAAGAGTCACTAATGGAAGAGCTTGAAAGTCAAGGCAAAACATACAAAGTTTATATTTCCTACCTTGATAACCTTGTTGAAGAGTTAAATGGTTGCCTCTCATCTTCTGAGATTCAGAACAACCCaatctttaattcattttcttGGCATTTCAATATGCAACCCATACCAGAGACCACCAAACCAGTCCGTCCAATATTTACCGATGGTCAATACACGAAAGATGATGTTATGAATCTACTGGGCACAGTTGGTGTTCCAGATAAAAAACCagaaaacagagaaataaaacCCATGGACACTGCCACTAAGTCAATGGAGTACACAGTAACAGGTGTTGACGATCCATGTCATGTGTCactatataaatcaaaattactTTGGGTCAGTGATAGTAAAGGTAACCTTGTCCATATAGATCTACAGGGGAATCAGCTACAGAAAATACAAACCAGTGGTAGGTTTGAAGGTTACCACACAGTTTCACAGGGCGGGAGTCTGTTCTTTACAGACAAACACAACAACGtcatcaaaaaaataaaaaagaattccaaaaccactaaaataattgaaaaaactgGTGACTGGGAACCACTTAGCATACACTACTCCCATATCAACAAGGACTTACTGGTGGGGATGGTTCATCGTCAAAGAGGGGCCAAAGTCACAAGATACAATAAGAAAAGAGAAGAAGCACAGAATATAACGACGGATAACAAAGGGCAGGCACTGTACAGTTTTCCACATTACATAACTGAAAATATAAATGGCGATATATGTACATCAGAATATCTCAAACAAGGTGTTCAGGTGGTAGATAAGAATGGCCAACACAAGTTCTTTTATACAGACAAGGATCTGCATCCATTTGGTATATGCACTAATGCTCATggtcacatcctggtgtgtgatatTTTCAGTAATACAATCCATATTCTAGATGAGCATGGTCAGTTTTTGTCTGTTCTTCTCATGTCACAACAAAAGTTAATGTGCTCCGGTAGTGTGTGTGTGGATGAAATGGATAATCTGTATGTGGGACAATATAAGACCAACAACGTGATGGTGTATGAGTATCAGCTGTGA